A single region of the Brachypodium distachyon strain Bd21 chromosome 3, Brachypodium_distachyon_v3.0, whole genome shotgun sequence genome encodes:
- the LOC100830326 gene encoding probable protein phosphatase 2C 26: MGSGASRLLTACTCSRPAPASVDAEPCLDDALGHSFCYASAAAYSSSFRHGISGAALSANSSVPVPLYLSDSAAGAANMPPNYSSAFQTSSSFSSAPLQLSNLNSGPLFLSGPIDRGAQLSGPLDAAVPFSGPLPAKPAKHASSSSRALSRRFRKPLFGSLRRSVSEKHRPLTAPLPRDDGVQWAHGRAGEDRVHVVVSEDQRWLFVGIYDGFNGPEAPDFLVANLYRFLLRELRGIFYEEAERDSKRLWQFLADGDDDDSELDFSGSGRFALSLARLKERRFSMWAQAAAVGDDEINREWGPKKLAAAPAVRDHGAVLGALTRALAATEAAYLDMTDQSMGSHPELAVTGACLLVALVRDDDVYVMNLGDSRAIVAQRVDDDHGCSLGTMRTDDAGLGLEIESRPVGFAMIGPEALQLSIDHSTSIEEEVQRIKREHPDDDHCIVNDRVKGRLKVTRAFGAGYLKQAKLNNGLLEMFRNEYIGDAPYISCIPSLCHHKLTARDQFLVLSSDGLYQYLSNEEVVLHVENFMERFPEGDPAQSLIEELLSRAAKKAGMDFHELLDIPQGDRRKYHDDVTVMVVSLEGRIWKSSGTYV; encoded by the exons ATGGGCAGCGGCGCGTCACGGCTGCTCACCGCGTGCACGTGCTCgcgcccggcgccggcctccgTGGACGCGGAGCCTTGCCTCGACGACGCGCTCGGCCACTCCTTCTGTTacgcatccgccgccgcctactcctcctccttccgccACGGCATCTCCGGCGCCGCGCTCTCCGCCAACTCCTCCGTGCCCGTCCCGCTCTACCTCTCCGActccgctgccggcgccgccaacaTGCCGCCCAACTACTCCTCGGCGTTCCAAACCTCGtcgtccttctcctccgcgccgctgcagctctcCAACCTCAACTCGGGCCCCTTGTTCCTCTCCGGGCCCATCGACCGCGGCGCCCAGCTCTCAGGCCCGCTCGACGCCGCCGTGCCCTTTTCCGGCCCACTCCCTGCGAAGCCCGCCAAGCAcgcgtcctcctcgtcgaGGGCTCTCTCCAGAAGGTTCAGAAAGCCATTGTTCGGGAGCCTGCGGCGGAGCGTGTCGGAGAAGCACCGGCCGCTCACGGCGCCGCTCCCCCGTGATGACGGCGTACAATGGGCGCACGGCCGTGCAGGGGAGGACCGCGTCCACGTGGTTGTCTCCGAGGACCAGCGGTGGCTGTTCGTCGGCATCTACGACGGCTTCAACGGCCCTGAGGCTCCCGATTTCCTCGTCGCCAATCTCTATCGCTTCCTTCTCCGTGAGCTCCGTGGAATCTTCTACGAAGAGGCAGAAAGGGACAGCAAGCGGCTGTGGCAGTTCCTTGCTGACGGCGATGACGACGACAGCGAACTTGATTTCTCAGGCTCTGGTAGGTTCGCACTGTCACTTGCCAGGCTCAAGGAACGGCGGTTTTCCATGTGGGCCCAGGCAGCGGCTGTGGGTGACGATGAGATCAACAGGGAATGGGGTCCCAAGAAGTTGGCAGCAGCGCCGGCGGTGAGGGACCACGGGGCTGTGCTTGGTGCGCTCACTCGGGCACTGGCCGCGACAGAGGCGGCGTACCTGGACATGACCGACCAGTCAATGGGGTCCCATCCAGAGCTGGCGGTGACCGGGGCATGCCTGCTCGTAGCATTGGTGAGGGATGATGATGTGTATGTAATGAACCTTGGGGATAGCCGCGCCATTGTGGCACAGCGTGTAGATGATGACCATGGTTGCTCACTTGGAACCATGCGGACGGATGATGCTGGGTTGGGCTTGGAGATCGAGTCAAGGCCTGTCGGATTTGCCATGATTGGGCCTGAGGCACTGCAGCTGTCTATCGATCACAGCACTAGCATCGAAGAG GAAGTGCAGAGGATCAAACGTGAACATCCAGATGACGATCATTGTATTGTAAATGACAGAGTTAAGGGTCGTTTAAAAGTTACTCGGGCATTTGGTGCTGGCTATCTCAAACAG GCAAAGTTGAATAATGGATTGCTAGAGATGTTCCGCAATGAGTACATAGGTGATGCACCATATATATCATGCATACCTTCTCTTTGCCATCACAAGCTCACGGCAAGGGACCAGTTTTTGGTTCTTTCTTCTGATGGCTTATATCAGTACCTGAGTAACGAAGAGGTAGTTCTGCATGTTGAGAATTTCATGGAGAGATTTCCAGAAGGTGATCCTGCGCAGAGTTTAATTGAGGAGCTTCTTTCACGTGCAGCAAAGAAAGCTG GTATGGACTTCCATGAGCTATTAGATATACCTCAAGGGGATCGGAGAAAATACCATGATGATGTCACTGTCATGGTAGTTTCTCTAGAAGGGAGAATCTGGAAATCATCTGGAACTTATGTGTGA
- the LOC100830630 gene encoding E3 ubiquitin-protein ligase PUB23 — MEMEMEEPPQLFLCPISMQLMEDPVTVSTGVTYDRRSIEQWLFAYGRTTCPATMQPLANLDLTPNHTLTRVISSWLRRSPSSSSSMSPSTSSLSSPAHGTPNEDETPLSRMLEEERMRSAVGELEETPFKVTALRGMARRVSGDAAMQRVFVASGGVQAVGRVMSQALAESGSGGDFSAFAACEEAAAVLAALLPLLSESDDDAEPLALLLQAPECMRPVMALLQRGGAEARLHAMDILTKISSNAVDWTAGIDVDDVLKPLLELVSDEVSARLSSRALDVLLCVVSRSSSATSAIARAKAVDVGAVHVLVELLVVDDHHRHVAERILLLLKRLCKCPGGRLAFAEHGLAVAAVARTMLRVSDLATRLAVKVLWLVSVAAPPSPAPEKVLEDMVLTGAVGKLLGLLHVESAPSTKQKTVRMVRIHGVFWRQYPCFPTDLRDYLRLLD, encoded by the coding sequence ATGGAAATGGAAATGGAGGAGCCGCCCCAGCTGTTCCTGTGCCCCATCTCCATGCAGCTCATGGAGGACCCCGTGACGGTGTCCACCGGCGTGACCTACGACCGCCGCAGCATCGAGCAGTGGCTCTTCGCCTACGGCCGCACCACCTGCCCGGCCACGATGCAGCCCCTCGCCAACCTCGATCTCACGCCCAACCACACCCTCACGCGCGTCATTTCCtcctggctccgccgctccccgtCTTCATCATCTTCCATGTCGCCGTCCACGTCGTCCTTGTCCAGCCCGGCCCACGGGACGCCGAACGAAGACGAGACGCCGCTGTCGAGGAtgctggaggaggagcggaTGCGGTCGGCGGTGGGCGAGCTCGAGGAGACGCCGTTCAAGGTGACCGCGCTGAGGGGCATGGCGAGACGCGTGTCCGGGGACGCGGCCATGCAGCGCGTCTTCGTGGCGTCCGGCGGCGTCCAGGCCGTCGGCCGCGTCATGTCccaggcgctggcggagaGCGGGAGCGGGGGCGACTTCTCCGCGTTCGCCGCGTgcgaggaggccgccgcggtGCTCGCCGCGTTGCTCCCGCTACTCTCCGAgtccgacgacgacgccgagcCGTTGGCGCTCCTCCTGCAGGCGCCCGAGTGCATGAGGCCcgtcatggcgctgctccagcgcggcggcgccgaggccAGGCTGCACGCCATGGACATCCTCACCAAGATCTCCAGCAATGCCGTTGACTGGACCGCCGGCATCGACGTGGACGACGTGCTCAAGCCGCTGCTGGAGCTGGTCTCGGACGAGGTCTCCGCGCGCCTCAGCTCGCGCGCGCTCGACGTGCTCCTGTGCGTCGTgagccgctcctcctccgcaacGAGCGCCATCGCGCGCGCCAAGGCCGTGGATGTCGGCGCGGTGCACGTCCTCGTGGAGCTCCTCGTCGTGGACGATCACCACCGCCACGTGGCCGAGCggatcctgctgctgctgaagcGCCTGTGCAAGTGCCCCGGGGGCCGGCTGGCCTTCGCGGAGCACGGCCTGGCGGTGGCCGCCGTGGCGAGGACCATGCTGCGGGTGTCGGACCTGGCCACGCGGCTCGCCGTCAAGGTGCTGTGGCTCGTGTCCGTGGCGGCACCgccgtccccggcgccggagaaggtgCTCGAGGACATGGTGCTCACGGGGGCCGTGGGGAAGCTGCTGGGCCTGCTGCACGTCGAGAGCGCGCCCTCGACCAAGCAGAAGACGGTGAGGATGGTGAGGATCCACGGGGTGTTCTGGAGGCAGTACCCCTGCTTCCCGACCGACCTCAGGGATTACTTGCGGTTACTCGATTGA
- the LOC100831247 gene encoding AP-2 complex subunit mu — MPVAASAIYFLNLRGDVLINRLYRDDVGGNMVDAFRMHIMQTKELGTCPVRQIGGCSFLYMRISNVYIVIVVSSNANVSCAFKFVVEAVALFKSYFGGTFDEDAIRNNFVLIYELLDEIMDFGYPQNLSPEILKLYITQEGVRSPFSSKPSDKPVPNATLQVTGAVGWRREGLVYKKNEVFLDIVESVNLLMSSKGNVLRCDVTGKILMKCFLSGMPDLKLGLNDKIGLEKEAQLKSRPAKSGKTIELDDVTFHQCVNLTRFNSEKTVSFVPPDGEFELMKYRITEGVNLPFRVLPTIKELGRTRMEINVKVKSVFGAKMFALGVVVKVPVPKQTAKTSFQTTSGKAKYNASIDSLVWKIRKFPGQTEATMSAEVELISTMGEKKLANRPPIQMEFQVPMFTASGLRVRFLKVWEKSGYNTVEWVRYITRAGSYEIRC; from the exons ATGCCGGTGGCTGCGTCGGCTATCTATTTCCTCAATCTTCGCGGGGACGTCCTCATCAACCGCCTCTACCGCGACGATGTCGG TGGAAATATGGTTGATGCATTCAGGATGCACATTATGCAAACAAAAGAACTTGGTACATGTCCTGTTCGGCAAATAGGAGGCTGTTCCTTTCTTTACATGAGGATCAGTAATGTTTATATTGTGATCGTGGTTAGCAGCAATGCTAATGTCTCTTGTGCATTCAAGTTCGTTGTGGAG GCAGTCGCTCTCTTCAAGTCCTACTTTGGCGGAACTTTTGATGAAGATGCTATCAGGAACAACTTTGTTTTAATTTATGAACTTCTTGATG AGATTATGGACTTCGGTTATCCTCAGAATCTCTCACCTGAAATTTTAAAGTTATATATAACTCAAGAAGGAGTTCGTTCGCCATTTTCCTCCAAG CCTTCGGATAAGCCTGTCCCAAATGCTACTCTACAAGTCACTGGTGCTGTCGGTTGGCGAAGAGAGGGTCTTGTGTACAAGAAGAATGAG GTTTTCCTGGACATTGTTGAGAGTGTAAACCTTCTTATGTCTTCTAAAG GGAATGTCCTACGATGTGATGTGACAGGAAAGATTCTTATGAAGTGCTTCCTTTCTGGAATGCCTGATCTAAAGTTGGGATTAAATGACAAGATTGGACTTGAAAAAGAAGCCCAACTGAAGTCCAGGCCTGCAAAGAG TGGGAAGACCATAGAACTTGATGATGTCACATTCCACCAGTGTGTCAACCTAACAAGATTTAACTCAGAAAAGACGGTCAGCTTTGTGCCACCAGATGGTGAATTTGAATTGATGAA GTATCGAATCACGGAGGGCGTAAATCTTCCCTTCCGGGTTCTGCCCACAATTAAGGAATTGGGCCGAACACGGATGGAGATTAATGTGAAA GTTAAGAGTGTCTTTGGTGCTAAGATGTTTGCACTTGGTGTTGTCGTCAAAGTCCCAGTACCAAAGCAAACAGCAAAGACGAGTTTCCAAACAACATCTGGCAAAGCCAAATATAATGCTTCAATTGATTCCCTGGTGTGGAA GATCAGGAAATTCCCTGGACAGACCGAGGCAACAATGAGTGCCGAAGTTGAGCTGATCTCTACAATGGGGGAAAAGAAGTTAGCGAACAGGCCACCAATTCAGATGGAATTCCAG GTCCCGATGTTCACAGCTTCCGGTTTACGTGTTCGCTTCCTTAAG GTGTGGGAAAAAAGTGGTTACAACACCGTTGAGTGGGTTCGCTACATCACAAGGGCTGGATCATACGAGATAAGGTGTTAG
- the LOC100831737 gene encoding acetylornithine deacetylase has translation MASPALKDAVGVLDRDPFVALLAKLIGETQRLQNDPPALVPQEDLVAQHVLDALRPVSTDTGGGPLIVRKVSYTEGRSNVIVEYPGTVPGRVVSFVGMHMDVVPANPNEWDFDPFSLTFDSDDKEKLRGRGTTDCLGHVALVTQLMWKLGEMKPALKHSVIAVFIANEENSSVTGIGVDGLVKDGLLDKLKTGPLFWIDTADKQPCIGTGGMIPWHLKATGKLFHSGLAHKAINSMELNMDALKEIQTRFYKDFPPHEKEKLYKFATPSTMKPTKWSYPGGGLNQIPGECTISGDIRLTPFYSTTLVVEKLQEYVDDLNGGLETKLPTRGPVSKYVLPDENLRGRLDISFDGDVMNGVACNLESRGFQALCKATEEIVGYVEPYSITGSLPLIRELQDEGFDVQTAGYGLLKTYHAKNEYCLFSDMAQGFQVFVSIISQLEADV, from the exons ATGGCATCTCCGGCGCTCAAGGACGCCGTCGGCGTCCTGGACCGCGACCCCTTCGTCGCCCTTCTCGCCAAGCTCATCGGCGAGACCCAGCGCCTGCAGAACGACCCGCCGGCTCTCGTCCCGCAGGAGGACCTCGTGGCGCAGCACGTGCTCGACGCGCTCCGCCCGGTGTCTACGgacaccggcggcggcccgctcATCGTGCGGAAGGTGAGCTACACCGAGGGCCGGAGCAACGTAATCGTCGAGTACCCCGGCACCGTCCCCGGCCGCGTCGTCTCCTTCGTCGGCATGCACATGGACGTCGTCCCGGCCAACCCTAACGAATGG GACTTCGATCCCTTCTCACTAACCTTTGATAGTGATGACAAGGAAAAGCTTAGGGGCCGTGGGACGACTGACTGTCTTGGTCATGTGGCCCTGGTGACTCAGCTCATGTGGAAGCTTGGTGAGATGAAACCGGCATTGAAGCATTCTGTCATTGCAGTGTTCATTGCCAACGAGGAGAACTCATCAGTCACTGGCATTGGTGTTGATGGCCTCGTCAAGGATGGATTGCTGGATAAGCTCAAGACTGGACCCTT GTTTTGGATAGATACAGCTGATAAGCAGCCATGCATAGGCACCGGTGGGATGATCCCGTGGCATCTAAAGGCAACAGGGAAGTTGTTCCACAGTGGCCTTGCTCATAAG GCCATAAACTCCATGGAGTTAAATATGGATGCACTTAAGGAAATCCAAACGCGGTTTTACAAGGACTTCCCTCCACACGAGAAAGAGAAGCTCTATAAGTTTGCCACTCCTTCTACCATGAAGCCAACAAAGTGGAGCT ATCCTGGTGGGGGTCTGAATCAAATTCCAGGGGAATGTACAATTTCAGGGGATATAAG ATTGACTCCTTTCTATAG CACAACTCTTGTAGTTGAAAAATTACAAGAGTATGTAGATGATTTAAATGGTGGACTTGAAACAAAGCTTCCTACTCGTGGTCCGGTGTCCAAATATGTTCTTCCTGATGAAAATCTGCGAGGAAG GCTTGACATCAGTTTTGATGGAGATGTGATGAATGGTGTGGCCTGTAATCTCGAGTCTCGAGGCTTTCAAGCGTtatgcaaagcaactgaggaAATAGTTGGATATGTAGAGCCATATTCCATCACTGGGAGTTTGCCTCTGATTCGGGAATTGCAG GATGAAGGATTTGATGTCCAAACTGCTGGATATG GTTTACTGAAGACATACCATGCAAAGAACGAGTACTGTCTGTTTTCAGATATGGCCCAAGGCTTTCAAGTGTTCGTGAGCATCATTTCACAGTTGGAAGCAGATGTCTAA